One segment of Metallosphaera cuprina Ar-4 DNA contains the following:
- the metG gene encoding methionine--tRNA ligase yields MKILVASAWPYVQSVPHLGNLIGSILSADVFARYARLKYGKENVIFVSGSDEHGTPIEIEAIKRGVDPKSLTDQAHEYDKELFIKTWNISFDNYTRTESEVHKKFVREFLLGVAKYITVEEEELPYCEKDKLFLPDRFVKGICPYCGFEDARGDQCDRCGKLLTPSILINPKCAICGSTPVMKRTKHWFFDLRPFSEPIKKWITSSEDMPENVKGTALSWLNEGLKPRSLTRDNAWGIPAPFPGAEGKTIYVWFEALLGYLSATLEYFTKRGEPEKWKEFWNKDTSRSYYFIGKDNIPFHAVILPAMLMASSTDYTLPTVIAATEYLLYEGQKFSKSRKIGIWIDEAPFIMDVDYWRFILIRMRPEEKDMNFTWTEVIRIVNTELNDDIGNLVNRVITMIMRYFDRRVPSPTNFKEIDEHLLERMRETVKKVGEMFEKGKLKGGTELILALARETNGYINQKAPWDKVKVEKEDAANTLYVTFLVVRAIALMLYPIIPNKAEAIYQQLGLDIKAETWDSLMKPLDPGHIIGKPEPVFKKLPTDFDKKIQEIIEKIRSDVERNRPTLLK; encoded by the coding sequence ATGAAGATCTTGGTAGCCTCAGCGTGGCCTTACGTTCAATCAGTTCCACATTTGGGGAACTTAATTGGCTCTATTTTATCTGCAGACGTTTTCGCCCGTTACGCTCGTCTCAAATATGGGAAAGAGAACGTTATTTTCGTAAGCGGTAGTGACGAACACGGAACTCCAATTGAGATCGAGGCAATAAAGAGGGGAGTAGACCCAAAGAGCCTTACGGATCAAGCCCACGAATACGATAAGGAGCTGTTCATTAAGACCTGGAACATTAGCTTCGATAACTACACTAGGACTGAATCAGAAGTTCACAAGAAATTCGTTAGAGAGTTCCTGCTAGGGGTAGCTAAATACATAACCGTAGAGGAGGAGGAGCTGCCTTATTGTGAGAAGGACAAGTTATTCCTCCCGGATAGGTTTGTCAAGGGGATCTGTCCATATTGCGGCTTTGAGGACGCTAGAGGAGATCAGTGCGATAGGTGCGGTAAGTTATTGACGCCCTCAATCCTGATAAACCCAAAATGTGCAATTTGTGGAAGCACGCCAGTTATGAAAAGGACCAAGCACTGGTTCTTTGACTTGAGACCGTTCTCGGAGCCAATCAAGAAGTGGATAACATCATCGGAAGATATGCCAGAGAACGTGAAGGGAACAGCGTTGAGTTGGTTAAATGAAGGATTAAAGCCAAGGAGCCTAACAAGAGATAACGCCTGGGGAATACCTGCTCCTTTTCCAGGAGCTGAGGGAAAGACGATCTACGTTTGGTTCGAAGCGCTTTTGGGGTATCTCTCGGCTACGTTAGAGTACTTCACAAAGAGAGGCGAGCCAGAGAAGTGGAAGGAGTTCTGGAATAAGGACACGTCAAGAAGCTATTACTTCATTGGAAAAGATAACATTCCATTTCATGCGGTAATACTCCCCGCTATGCTTATGGCTTCCAGCACAGACTACACGTTACCTACAGTTATAGCTGCTACAGAATACCTTTTATATGAAGGGCAAAAGTTCAGTAAAAGCAGGAAGATTGGTATATGGATCGATGAGGCACCTTTCATTATGGATGTTGATTACTGGAGGTTCATCTTGATTAGGATGAGACCTGAGGAGAAGGACATGAACTTCACCTGGACGGAGGTGATAAGGATAGTGAACACCGAGCTTAACGACGATATCGGAAACCTAGTTAATAGGGTAATCACGATGATAATGAGATATTTCGATAGGAGAGTTCCAAGTCCCACAAACTTCAAGGAAATAGATGAGCATCTCCTAGAAAGGATGAGGGAGACGGTGAAGAAAGTTGGAGAGATGTTTGAGAAAGGAAAGTTAAAGGGAGGGACGGAGTTAATCCTTGCTCTAGCTAGAGAAACTAACGGATACATTAATCAGAAGGCACCGTGGGACAAAGTCAAGGTGGAAAAGGAGGATGCTGCAAATACTCTCTATGTGACTTTCTTAGTAGTGAGGGCTATCGCATTGATGCTTTATCCGATTATTCCAAATAAGGCTGAGGCTATATATCAACAGTTGGGACTGGACATTAAGGCTGAAACGTGGGATAGCTTAATGAAGCCGTTGGACCCAGGTCATATTATAGGCAAACCCGAGCCCGTGTTTAAGAAACTTCCTACAGACTTTGATAAGAAGATTCAAGAAATCATAGAAAAAATAAGAAGTGACGTAGAAAGGAACAGGCCTACTCTACTTAAATGA
- a CDS encoding DNA primase, translating to MVLDLDRYPFMRKVEDILQREHAIDLYTLLTTDGETIKEAKSRIKDIIQGRPIKRLKDYRSPHLVFYAELLILGVINDLRITERIIRKEVELVHNDLLKEGDEELTQIGLWLGINVRLSSIKYHDDGKIKTLNYSIHFLEYLKSIKGRKREFSLSDRIVKSGYVYLDKSSLIRLLSFNIYKKLRDMIKPISIDQIPETVADIIGIKGGRIAPCIKALQEKKDRARDEAFILAVYMLNIGSSVDSVIPVLESAGFEDPIKAIKKIYEEKMIVYSCSKIRDLGLCVANCGTRSPLQLYYGNADITK from the coding sequence GTGGTTCTAGACTTAGATAGATATCCTTTCATGCGAAAGGTTGAGGATATATTACAGAGAGAACACGCTATAGACTTGTATACGCTGCTTACCACAGACGGGGAAACAATTAAGGAAGCTAAATCAAGGATCAAAGATATAATACAAGGTAGACCGATCAAGAGGTTGAAGGATTACAGGTCTCCACATCTCGTATTTTACGCAGAGCTATTGATTTTGGGAGTAATCAACGATTTGAGGATCACTGAGAGAATCATAAGGAAAGAAGTAGAGCTAGTGCATAATGACCTCTTAAAAGAAGGTGATGAGGAGTTAACTCAAATAGGCCTATGGCTGGGCATCAACGTTAGATTATCTAGTATAAAATATCATGATGATGGAAAAATTAAAACTCTAAACTATTCCATTCATTTCTTAGAATATTTGAAATCAATAAAGGGGCGTAAAAGAGAATTCAGCTTATCTGATAGGATAGTCAAGTCAGGGTACGTCTACCTTGATAAATCATCTCTGATTAGGCTCTTGAGTTTCAATATCTATAAGAAACTCAGGGATATGATCAAACCCATTTCAATAGATCAAATACCTGAAACTGTTGCTGATATAATAGGAATTAAGGGAGGGAGGATTGCCCCCTGCATTAAAGCCCTCCAGGAGAAGAAAGATAGAGCGAGGGATGAGGCGTTTATACTTGCAGTATATATGTTGAACATTGGTTCCAGCGTCGATTCAGTCATCCCAGTCCTGGAGAGTGCTGGATTTGAGGACCCAATAAAGGCTATAAAGAAGATATATGAAGAGAAGATGATAGTATATTCGTGTTCAAAAATTAGAGATTTAGGGCTTTGCGTAGCCAACTGTGGCACCAGATCTCCCTTACAACTTTATTACGGCAACGCGGATATAACTAAATGA
- the pgsA gene encoding archaetidylinositol phosphate synthase gives MITNLRAASKKVLRPVATGLVKLGLTANQVTLIGLLMSVVYIAVIYYTRNPILGLVALLISSLLDALDGEVARIKGTAGPKGSFLDSSFDRLEDTLFISSLAILGFDPLLTSILVGVSLSISYLRAKAESLGIKAEGKGLIERGERLILVSLVLLLLPFSFLISQVLFYVLLIASIITLGQRFHLVISALP, from the coding sequence ATGATAACTAACTTAAGGGCGGCTTCAAAAAAGGTACTGAGACCTGTAGCAACTGGGTTGGTTAAGTTAGGGCTCACAGCAAATCAGGTTACTCTCATTGGGCTTCTCATGTCAGTAGTATACATTGCCGTGATTTACTACACCAGGAACCCGATTTTAGGGTTAGTAGCTCTTCTGATCTCCTCGCTTCTAGACGCTTTGGACGGAGAGGTAGCTAGAATTAAAGGTACTGCAGGACCTAAAGGTAGCTTCCTTGACTCCTCCTTTGACAGATTAGAGGATACCTTATTTATATCCTCTTTAGCGATTCTAGGTTTCGATCCTTTGCTTACATCCATATTAGTCGGAGTCTCCTTATCGATATCGTACTTGAGAGCCAAGGCCGAGTCGCTAGGTATTAAGGCTGAGGGGAAAGGCTTAATAGAGAGGGGGGAAAGGCTAATTCTCGTTTCGCTAGTTCTACTTCTATTACCCTTCTCTTTTCTCATATCGCAGGTTCTTTTTTATGTCCTGTTAATAGCCTCAATAATAACGTTAGGGCAGAGGTTTCATTTAGTTATATCCGCGTTGCCGTAA
- a CDS encoding protein-lysine N-methyltransferase, whose translation MKMLEIAKVGSEDVVYDLGCGDGRIIIAAVKNFGAKKAVGVDLSDERLKEAEQNAIQNGVRDKIELRKNNFLDESVSEATVITLFLLTNANELLKPKFEKELKPGTRIVSHEFEMKGWTPKEVIKVEDGNMHHLVYLYVIGEHK comes from the coding sequence ATGAAGATGTTGGAGATAGCTAAAGTAGGAAGTGAAGACGTAGTTTACGATCTCGGTTGTGGAGACGGTAGGATAATCATAGCTGCAGTAAAGAACTTCGGTGCCAAGAAGGCGGTTGGTGTTGACCTAAGCGATGAGAGACTAAAGGAGGCAGAGCAAAACGCTATCCAGAACGGAGTAAGAGATAAGATAGAGCTAAGGAAGAATAATTTCCTGGATGAGAGCGTTTCTGAGGCAACCGTGATAACTCTTTTCCTCCTTACTAACGCCAACGAGCTTCTGAAACCTAAGTTCGAAAAGGAACTTAAGCCAGGCACTAGGATAGTCTCTCATGAGTTCGAAATGAAGGGATGGACACCTAAGGAAGTGATAAAGGTCGAAGACGGGAACATGCACCACCTCGTGTACCTGTACGTAATTGGTGAGCACAAATGA